In one Rutidosis leptorrhynchoides isolate AG116_Rl617_1_P2 chromosome 8, CSIRO_AGI_Rlap_v1, whole genome shotgun sequence genomic region, the following are encoded:
- the LOC139861085 gene encoding GATA transcription factor 19-like — protein MNSCTGSTMMGPCSCGLYHYQPNTFSTIFPIPYEQDMCAYGSSPTNVDCTLSLGTPSTRLSNDFEKPHHEKRRGSNWWNILQSSNHSAAPSSAHKTNNRAGNGASSNGSTTSDSLFSRRCANCDTTSTPLWRNGPRGPKSLCNACGIRYKKEERRANAAAAAVATSGGSDMTDGYHHQYMMNGNHQWANEYSQSNYKMPSCYSPSVTSNEYRFMDDVDDRDSPFLSWRLNVTDRPGLVHDFNY, from the exons ATGAATAGTTGCACTGGTTCAACCATGATGGGTCCATGTTCATGTGGTCTATACCAttatcaaccaaacacattttctacTATATTCCCTATACCATATGAGCAAGATATGTGTGCTTATGGTTCTTCACCTACAAACGTTGATTGTACTTTGTCTTTAGGCACACCTTCTACTCGTCTATCAAACGACTTTGAAAAACCGCACCATGAAAAACGCCGTGGGTCTAATTGGTGGAACATTCTGCAATCTTCTAACCATTCTGCTGCACCATCATCAGCTCATAAAACTAATAATCGTGCCGGTAATGGTGCTAGCAGTAATGGTTCGACCACTAGTGATAGTCTATTTTCAAGACGGTGTGCTAATTGCGACACCACTTCTACTCCACTTTGGAGAAATGGACCTCGCGGCCCTAAG TCATTGTGCAATGCGTGTGGAATTAGATACAAGAAAGAGGAGAGACGAGCGAACGCGGCGGCAGCTGCGGTGGCTACGTCCGGCGGCAGTGACATGACGGACGGATATCACCACCAATACATGATGAATGGGAATCATCAATGGGCAAATGAATACTCACAATCCAACTATAAAATGCCATCATGTTATTCCCCTTCAGTGACATCAAATGAATATAGGTTTATGGATGACGTGGACGACAGAGATTCTCCGTTCCTTTCGTGGCGGCTTAACGTCACAGACAGACCTGGCCTCGTTCATGACTTTAATTACtag